From Streptomyces sp. NBC_01551:
GCGCCTCGGCGTCGAGGCCGGCGCACTTCAGCTCCAGCGTGAGGCGCTGGTCGCGGAGGTAGCCGACGAGCGTGGCCCGTTCGCCCTGGAAGCCGCCGTCGGTGCGGGCGTCCTCGTCGGGGCGGACGAACATGTTGGCCCAGCCGAAGCTCCGGCCGGACTCGGAGGAGGCCGAGGAAACGGACGAGGGCGCGGAAACGGAGGCGGTGGTATCGGTCACGCCCGCGAGCGTGCCCCGCGCCCCCGCCCCCCGCAACGGGAATTCCCCGCCCGATCAGCCCGCGATCGCCTCGTACAGCGAGAAGCCGGCCAGCGCCAGCATCACCGCGGCCGCGATCTTGGTGATCAGCGCGAGCGGCACGTACTTCATCAGCGTCTTCCCGCCCACGATCCCGATGCCCGCGACCGCCCACAGCGCCAGCACCGCGCCGAGGCCGACCGAGACCGGGTTGTCGTAGCGGGCCGCGAGGTTCGCGGTCATGATCTGGGTCAGGTCACCGAACTCCGCCACCAGGATCAGCATGAAGCCGGCCCCGGAGACCTTCCAGAACGACTGGTCGGCGGGGGGCTTGACCTCCTCGTCGCCGTCGCTCTTCTTCAGCAGCAGCATCGCCGCGCCCGCGAGGAACAGGACGCCGACGACCGCCTGGACGAGCCGGTGCGGGAGCAGCGTGAGGACGCTGCCCGCGGCGATGGCGAGCGCGACGTGTACGGCGAAGGCCGCGGCGACGCCCGCGAAGACGTAGGAGGCGCGGTAGCGGGTGCCGAGCATCAGGCCGGCGAGGGCCGTCTTGTCGGGGAGTTCGGCGAGGAAGACGACGCCGAAGGCGAGCGCCGTGACGCTGAAGCTGAACACGGGGTGGAGACCTCAATCGGTAGGGCAGGACGCCATCGGTACCGAGAGACCTGGGGTGTTTCAGGGGTCGCTTCGGCTCGGCGGCGCCCTGGTGCGTCGGCGCGTGCACGTGTGTGCGTACGCCAATGCCTGAACAGGACACTGCGGCCGAAGGTCTCGCTGGCCGACCGCTGTCCGCGGCCTGCCTCCGGGCGCCGGCTGGGTGACCCAGCAGTATGTCGACGGTCCGGCGAAGAGCTACTCCCCTTCTGCTCGGTACAGAGTACGCGACACTCGCGGGCGCCCGGAATAGGTCATTGGTCCCGGCCCTGACCGTGCCGCGCCGCGCAATCGGGCCCTCTCCCGCCGGAAGCTCAACCTCCGCTTAATTGAGGCGACTTGAACACCTTGATGTGACGTGCACATGTCGGCAGGCTGTCACCTGGCGCCCATCCCCGCGACACCCGGCGCCGCCAGCATGGCCGCGCCCCTCCGGGCCGCACGCCCCGCATCCCCCACCCATGGAGACCCCTCATGGCCCTCAAGACGCTCATACCCTCCGTCTACGCGCGTCGCGTCGGCGTGCTCGCGTCAGCCGCCGCGCTCGCCGCCCTCACCTCCCTCGTGAACGCGCCGACCGCCCAGGCCGCCCCGCCCACCCCGATCAGCGCCTCGGCCGCCCGCGCCTACCTCGTCACGGTCACCCCGCAGACCGAGGGCTCCACCAGCGGCTACAGCCGGACCCTGTTCCCGCACTGGAGCACCGTCTCCGGCACCTGCAACACCCGCGAGACCGTCCTCAAGCGGGACGGCGTGAACGTCGTCCAGGACTCCGCCTGCGCGGCGGTCAGCGGAAGCTGGTACTCCGAGTACGACGGCGCCACCTGGACCGTCGCCACCGACCTCGACATCGACCACGTCGTCCCGCTGGCCGAGGCCTGGCGTTCCGGCGCCAACTCCTGGACCACCGCAAAGCGGCAGCAGTTCGCCAACGACCTCACCCGCCCGCAGCTCATCGCGGTCACCGACAACGTCAACCAGGCCAAGGGCGACCAGGACCCCGGCACGTGGCTGCCGTCGCGCACCGCCTACCGCTGTACCTACGGCCGCATGTGGGTCCAGGTCAAGCAGTACTACGGCCTGGCCATGGACTCCCGCGAGAAGACGGCCCTGGTCAACATCCTCGACGGCTGCTGATTCGCGCCCCTGAAGCGGAGTCCGATCTTTCTCCCCCGCCAGGGGGAGGCCAGGCTCCCCCTCCACGTCGTACCGTGATCGAAGGGGCTACGGAGGAGGGGGAGTTGCCATGGCCGGACTGCGTCTGGGGCCGCTGCTGCGCTACGTCGACTGGGACACGGGCGCCTCCGCCACGATCTGGGTCGAGGCGGACCGCCCGTGCACGGCCGAGGTGCGCTGCGCCGACGGGGCCGGCGGGAGCGCGCGCACCTTCCAGATAGCCGGGCACCACTACGCGCTGGTCCCGGTGACCGGCCTGACCTCGGCAAACACCACGGCGTACGAGGTGCTCCTCGACGGAGTCCGGGTCTGGCCGCTGCCCGACAGCCCGTTCCCCCCGAGCACGATCACGACGCCCGCCGTCGCCGGGCCGGCCCGGCCCGCGCCCGGCCTGCGGGTGACGTTCGGCTCCTGCCGGCAGGCCGTGCCGCCCGCCGACGGGCGCGGGCCGCACGGCCCGGACGCGCTGGACACCCTCGCGGCGCGGCTCGCCGCCGATCCGGAGGCTGTGCGCCCGGACCTCCTGCTGCTGCTCGGCGACCAGGTGTACGCCGACCACCTGTCGCGGGAGACCAAGCGGTGGATCGCGGCCCGCCGGGATCTGCGGGAGGCGCCGGGCGCGCAGGTCGCGGATTACGAGGAGTACACCCGGCTGTACTACGAGTCCTGGCTCGACCCGGAGATCCGCTGGCTCCTGTCCACCGTGCCAAGCCTGCAGATATTCGACGACCACGACGTCGTGGACGACTGGAACACCAGCGCGGCGTGGCTGGCGGAGATGCGCGCGACACCGTGGTGGCAGGAGCGGGTGCTCAGCGGGCTGATGTCGTATTGGGTGTACCAGCACCTGGGCAATCTCTCCCCGGCCGAGCTGGAGGCCGACGCGCTGTACGGGGCGGTACGCCGCGCCCCGGACGGTACGGATGAGCTACGGGCCTTCGCGTCCGCGGCGGATGCGGACCCGGGCACCGTCCGCTGGAGCTACCGGCGCGACTTCGGCCGGTCGCGGCTGCTGATGGTGGACACCCGCGCGGCGCGGGTGCTCGCCGAGGACGGGCGGGCGATGCTCGACCCGGCGGAGCAGCAGTGGCTCCGGGAGAACGCGCTGGACGGGCACGGCGGGTACGACCACCTGCTGATCGGGTCCTCCCTGCCGTGGCTGATGCCGCCGCTGATCCATGACGCCGAGGCGTGGAACGCTGCGTTGTGCCGCGGCGAGCGGGGACCTCGGTGGGCGCGGATCGGGGAGGATCTGCGGCGGCGCAGCGATCTGGAGCACTGGGCGGCGTTCCCGGCGTCGTTCGCGGCGCTCAGTGATCTGATCGAGGAGGTCGGGACGGGGCCGCGGGCGCCGGCGACGGTCTGTGTCCTGTCCGGAGACGTGCACCACGCGTATGTGGCCGAGCCGCTCATACCGAGTACGGCCCGGGTGTTCCAGCTGACGTGCTCGCCGGTGCACAACTCGATCCACACGGCGGTGAAGTTGGGGTTCCGGCTGGGCTGGTCGCGGACGGGCCGGTGGCTGGGGCGCGGGTTCTCGCGGCACGGGCGGACGGGCCGGCCGCCGGTGAGCTGGCGGCGTACGGGTGGGCCGTGGTTCGGCAACCAGCTGATGACGCTGGCCCTGGCGGGCCGGACGGCCCGGCTCCGGCTGGACCAGGCGCGCAAGGGCCGGCGGGGTGGCGAGGGAGCCCGGCTGGTGACCGTACTGGACCGGGAACTGACGTAACCGGAGCCGGAACCGGAACGAGGCCCGGAGGCGGGACTCGACGCCGGGTCGAGGTGAGGTCGAGGATCGGTCGCGCAGGGCCGCCCCGGACGTCCGGCGGGCGAACGCCGGGCGTACGCTGTGTGGCTGTTCCAGCCGCCCCTGCCGCTCCCCCGCGACGTCGCGGCGCTTCACGCTGAAGCACCTCAACCGGACTGGGGAGTCCCGCCTTGCTTGAGACTCTGGGGTCGTTGACGACGAGCCCGTGGATCTATGCCGTGGTTGCGGTGTCCGTCCTGCTCGACGTCTTCCTGCCGGTGCTCCCCAGCGGGGTGCTGGTGATCACCGCGGCGGCGGCCGCGGCCGCCGCCGGGGCAGCGGGACCGGTGCCCGTGCCGGAGCGGGTGCCGGACATCATGGCGCTGCTGGTGATCGCCACGACGGCGTCGGTGCTGGGTGACATGGCCGCGTACCGGCTGGCCCGGCGGGGCGGGGCCCGCCTGGACCGGGCCATCGCCCGCTCCCGTCGGCTGACCCGGGCCCACGAGCGCCTGGGCACGGCCCTGGCCCGGGGTGGCGGCGCTCTGGTGGTGATCGCCCGGTTCGCGCCGGCCGGCCGTTCGGTGGTCTCGCTGGGCGCGGGCAAGACGCACCGCAAGATCAAGGAGTTCCTGCCCTGGTCGGTCCTGGCCGGGATGGCCTGGGCGGGCTACAGCGTGGCGCTGGGCTACTTCGGCACCCAGTGGCTCGGCGCGACCTGGCTCGGCACCGCGGTGTCGGTCATCGCCCTCTTCGCGGCGGGCTCCGTCGCGGCCTTCCTCATCCGCCGCCCCCCGCCCTCCCCGGCCCCGGCGGGCTAGGGCCCGTCGTCAAAGTGGCGCCTGGCCCCAGGGCTCCCCGGTAGCCCAGCCGGGGCAGTCGGTCACCCGTTCACCCGGCTCCGATCGCCGCGCCGGGGCTTGGCTCCTAGCGTCCAGAAGACGGTGCGCAACCGAAT
This genomic window contains:
- a CDS encoding TMEM165/GDT1 family protein — translated: MFSFSVTALAFGVVFLAELPDKTALAGLMLGTRYRASYVFAGVAAAFAVHVALAIAAGSVLTLLPHRLVQAVVGVLFLAGAAMLLLKKSDGDEEVKPPADQSFWKVSGAGFMLILVAEFGDLTQIMTANLAARYDNPVSVGLGAVLALWAVAGIGIVGGKTLMKYVPLALITKIAAAVMLALAGFSLYEAIAG
- a CDS encoding HNH endonuclease family protein, coding for MPSVYARRVGVLASAAALAALTSLVNAPTAQAAPPTPISASAARAYLVTVTPQTEGSTSGYSRTLFPHWSTVSGTCNTRETVLKRDGVNVVQDSACAAVSGSWYSEYDGATWTVATDLDIDHVVPLAEAWRSGANSWTTAKRQQFANDLTRPQLIAVTDNVNQAKGDQDPGTWLPSRTAYRCTYGRMWVQVKQYYGLAMDSREKTALVNILDGC
- a CDS encoding alkaline phosphatase D family protein; this translates as MAGLRLGPLLRYVDWDTGASATIWVEADRPCTAEVRCADGAGGSARTFQIAGHHYALVPVTGLTSANTTAYEVLLDGVRVWPLPDSPFPPSTITTPAVAGPARPAPGLRVTFGSCRQAVPPADGRGPHGPDALDTLAARLAADPEAVRPDLLLLLGDQVYADHLSRETKRWIAARRDLREAPGAQVADYEEYTRLYYESWLDPEIRWLLSTVPSLQIFDDHDVVDDWNTSAAWLAEMRATPWWQERVLSGLMSYWVYQHLGNLSPAELEADALYGAVRRAPDGTDELRAFASAADADPGTVRWSYRRDFGRSRLLMVDTRAARVLAEDGRAMLDPAEQQWLRENALDGHGGYDHLLIGSSLPWLMPPLIHDAEAWNAALCRGERGPRWARIGEDLRRRSDLEHWAAFPASFAALSDLIEEVGTGPRAPATVCVLSGDVHHAYVAEPLIPSTARVFQLTCSPVHNSIHTAVKLGFRLGWSRTGRWLGRGFSRHGRTGRPPVSWRRTGGPWFGNQLMTLALAGRTARLRLDQARKGRRGGEGARLVTVLDRELT
- a CDS encoding DedA family protein, whose protein sequence is MLETLGSLTTSPWIYAVVAVSVLLDVFLPVLPSGVLVITAAAAAAAAGAAGPVPVPERVPDIMALLVIATTASVLGDMAAYRLARRGGARLDRAIARSRRLTRAHERLGTALARGGGALVVIARFAPAGRSVVSLGAGKTHRKIKEFLPWSVLAGMAWAGYSVALGYFGTQWLGATWLGTAVSVIALFAAGSVAAFLIRRPPPSPAPAG